In Nitrosarchaeum sp., the following proteins share a genomic window:
- a CDS encoding DoxX family protein — protein MTESSIHNTKLNEITNWGIRAAIGVVFIVQGSGKFNPGFAGMLGNLGIPVEMQIPIALAELISGILLIIGVFTRLSASMIAIIMLGAIFVVKEASNLTGNGGYAIDLVILGGALLIITAGPGRVSLAHVIKKLPRCLH, from the coding sequence TTGACTGAATCCAGTATTCACAATACAAAGCTAAATGAGATTACAAATTGGGGGATTAGAGCCGCAATAGGTGTAGTTTTCATCGTACAAGGATCTGGAAAATTTAATCCAGGATTTGCAGGAATGCTTGGTAATCTTGGCATACCAGTAGAGATGCAGATCCCAATTGCACTTGCAGAATTAATTTCAGGAATATTACTAATCATAGGAGTATTTACCAGACTTTCTGCATCAATGATTGCAATAATTATGCTTGGAGCTATATTTGTAGTAAAAGAAGCATCAAACCTCACAGGAAATGGAGGATATGCAATTGATCTAGTCATACTGGGAGGAGCATTACTAATAATCACAGCAGGCCCAGGAAGAGTATCACTGGCACATGTTATCAAAAAATTACCCAGATGCTTACACTAG
- a CDS encoding proteasome subunit beta yields MSMYMPGATAVGITFNGGIVLASEKRIAFGNFLVSKSSKKTFSITSKVGAACAGLVADMQILTLQIAALAKIRKMELKRDVPPNTVAKMMSNMMYERRYFPLLTQVIVGGVVDKPILYTLDPLGSVLPDEYAAVGTGAEMALGVLDPQFKPNMTQEEAIDLAKRAVRSAALRDSASGDGLDILVVTKDGTKEFTEKI; encoded by the coding sequence ATGTCTATGTACATGCCAGGAGCAACAGCTGTGGGAATTACTTTTAATGGCGGCATAGTTCTTGCAAGTGAAAAAAGGATCGCATTTGGTAACTTTCTTGTAAGCAAATCTTCAAAAAAGACATTTTCAATTACTTCAAAAGTTGGCGCTGCATGTGCTGGTCTAGTAGCTGATATGCAGATTTTAACATTACAAATTGCAGCACTTGCTAAAATTAGAAAAATGGAACTCAAAAGAGATGTTCCTCCAAACACTGTTGCTAAAATGATGTCAAATATGATGTATGAAAGACGATATTTTCCATTATTGACTCAGGTGATTGTTGGTGGTGTGGTTGACAAACCTATCTTGTATACATTAGATCCATTAGGATCTGTTCTCCCAGATGAATATGCTGCAGTTGGAACTGGTGCTGAAATGGCATTAGGTGTTTTAGATCCACAATTCAAACCAAATATGACTCAAGAAGAAGCAATTGATCTGGCAAAACGAGCTGTTAGATCTGCAGCACTTCGAGATTCTGCAAGTGGTGATGGACTTGATATACTCGTTGTTACAAAAGACGGTACTAAAGAATTCACTGAAAAAATCTAA
- a CDS encoding PUA domain-containing protein, with the protein MKSNLISKSETATLLKTVTEKWGMEFPKIKNLKVHEIADDAQIIMGQGIKILKINDEYLPFLSETQTLEKFPHVTVDMGAVKFMCKGANVMRPGIKTHDEFEKEKIVCIVEESQHKFLAVGKSLVSSAELEKMEKGEVIKNMHYISDKFWEIGKTIYE; encoded by the coding sequence TTGAAATCCAACTTAATTTCAAAGAGTGAAACTGCTACACTTCTAAAAACAGTCACAGAAAAATGGGGAATGGAGTTTCCAAAAATAAAAAATCTCAAAGTACACGAGATTGCAGATGATGCACAAATAATTATGGGTCAGGGAATAAAAATTTTAAAAATTAATGACGAATATCTCCCATTTTTGTCAGAAACTCAGACGCTTGAAAAATTTCCACATGTTACAGTAGACATGGGAGCTGTGAAATTCATGTGCAAAGGAGCAAATGTAATGAGACCTGGAATCAAAACACATGATGAATTTGAAAAAGAAAAAATTGTGTGTATCGTTGAGGAATCACAGCACAAGTTTCTTGCAGTAGGAAAATCATTGGTGTCAAGTGCAGAATTAGAAAAAATGGAAAAAGGGGAAGTCATAAAAAATATGCACTACATATCAGACAAGTTTTGGGAAATTGGAAAAACGATTTACGAGTAA